A part of Rhopalosiphum maidis isolate BTI-1 chromosome 3, ASM367621v3, whole genome shotgun sequence genomic DNA contains:
- the LOC113557983 gene encoding uncharacterized protein LOC113557983 has product MGQWFRLGAFKTVFNEEQENQLVTYIKTIEAQNDLAGLDWMYNFMKRHPDLSIRKPEATSAAQASGFNPTVVGKFYILLSDTVDTHKLQASQIYNVDETSITCIPKLQSKIVACSERRQVGALTSTERGQTVTVEICKCDGLFMPPMLIFLRVRSKPELIDGAPLGYWAEVHPSGWIQTRDAGVILLYFPPHCTHKLQPLDEAFMKPLSIYQSLLGKAYLKASTMTTAINGFRATGCIIKTTASKDYDRIISTINSYKEFERTKDFIEYLKLTGNKYLGKKI; this is encoded by the exons ATGGGTCAATGGTTCC GATTAGGTgcttttaaaacagttttcaACGAGGAACAGGAAAATCAACTtgtaacttatattaaaacaatagaaGCTC aaaatgatttagcTGGTTTAGATTGGATGTACAACTTTATGAAAAGACATCCCGATTTGTCAATCCGGAAACCTGAAGCTACATCAGCTGCTCAAGCTTCAGGTTTCAATCCTACAGTAGTGGGTAAGTTTTATATACTACTATCTGATACAGTAGATACTCATAAGCTTCAAGCTTCGCAAATATACAATGTCGATGAAACCAGTATTACTTGTATACCAAAACTACAAAGTAAAATTGTTGCTTGCAGTGAACGTAGACAAGTAGGGGCTTTAACTTCTACAGAAAGAGGGCAAACTGTAACTGTAGAAATATGTAAGTGTGATGGTTTGTTTATGCCTCCTATGTTAATATTTCTCCGTGTAAGATCAAAACCAGAATTAATTGATGGAGCTCCACTTGGTTATTGGGCAGAAGTCCACCCAAGCGGTTGGATTCaga CACGTGATGCTGGTGTTATTTTGCTTTACTTCCCTCCTCACTGCACACATAAACTTCAGCCTTTAGACGAAGCTTTCATGAAACCTCTTAGCATTTACCAat CACTTCTAGGTAAAGCATATTTAAAAGCTTCTACAATGACTACTGCTATAAATGGCTTTAGAGCTACGGGCTGTATTATCAAAACCACGGCCAGCAAAGATTATGATCGTATTATTTCGACAATTAATTCTTATAAAGAGTTTGAGCGAACCAAGGACTTCATAGAGTATCTAAAATTAACTGGTAATAAATacttaggaaaaaaaatttaa
- the LOC113557982 gene encoding uncharacterized protein K02A2.6-like, which yields MARSYFWWPSIDSDIERTAKSCTLCLESRPEPQKCILTKWPKSLQVFERIYLDYLGPINNKMSLIIIDSYSKWPEVFEVDNAETFYTLEKLKETFARFSLPDTIVSDNDTPFTTIEFIKFCETNGIKHLTSHPFYPGITREVRNYKGKIDNKRFEIGENVYIRDYSKPNKKNWKGIYFKRHVDQIFKLGTFYEVVGLNKKINDYDIKQKICAKWSIITPQEKGDENIVVPLEINKKINDEEVHMQSEIKVLEVMENKNTRPKRTIVKPD from the exons atggcACGATCATACTTTTGGTGGCCATCGATCGATTCAGATATTGAACGTACAGCTAAAAGTTGTACTCTATGTTTAGAAAGTAGACCTGAaccacaaaaatgtattttaacgaAATGGCCTAAATCATTACAAGTTTTTGAGCGCATTTATTTGGACTATTTGGgtcctattaataataaaatgtcctTAATCATAATAGATTCTTATAGCAAGTGGCCAGAAGTGTTTGAGGTAGACAATGCTGAAACATTCTATACCTTAGAGAAACTTAAAGAAACATTTGCTAGATTCAGTCTTCCTGACACTATTGTTTCTGACAATGATACTCCCTTTACAACAATTGAATTCATCAAATTCTGTGAAACGAATGGCATTAAACACTTGACTTCTCATCCGTTCTACCCTGGAATAACTAGAGAAGTGAGAAACTACAAAGGTAAAATAGACAATAAAAGATTTGAAATTGGAGAGAATGTGTACATTAGAGACTACAgcaaaccaaataaaaaaaattggaaaggCAT ttATTTCAAACGACATGTTGaccaaatattcaaattaggtACATTCTATGAGGTAGTaggtttaaacaaaaaaatcaatgattatgatatcaaacaaaaaatctGTGCAAAATGGAGTATTATAACACCACAAGAAAAAGGTGATGAGAATATAGTAGTACCattggaaattaataaaaaaattaatgatgagGAAGTACATATGCAGAGTGAAATTAAAGTTCTAGAAgtaatggaaaataaaaataccagaCCAAAAAGAACCATAGTTAAACcagattaa
- the LOC113557981 gene encoding uncharacterized protein LOC113557981, whose translation MVNVGANGRISYGGVFSNTQFCKRLVKNELYIPQPNNLPNSEIKQPYVLVADDAFSLMDNLMKPFSRKNLTTEQAIFNYRLSRIVRRIVENAFGILSSRFRILLREINLCPEKSTLIVLACTHLHNYLRMKKVESYYQGGFDVENTMTGEMVNADWKSDRLLLPQQQLSGRNTTVSAKEIRLNFSHYFNSEQGCTMAERDHKVVTYIYICHCSMF comes from the coding sequence ATGGTAAATGTTGGAGCCAATGGAAGAATTTCCTATGGAGGAGTGTTTTCTAATACCCAGTTCTGTAAGCGACTTGTAAAAAACGAACTATACATCCCTCAGCctaataatttacctaataGTGAAATAAAACAGCCATATGTTTTGGTAGCAGATGATGCATTTTCTCTTATGGACAACTTAATGAAACCATTTAGTAGAAAAAACCTGACCACAGAACAagctatatttaattatagattatcTCGTATTGTTAGACGTATTGTGGAAAATGCGTTCGGAATATTATCATCCCGGTTCCGAATATTGTTaagagaaattaatttatgcccAGAAAAATCCACTCTGATTGTTCTAGCATGTactcatttacataattatttacgaaTGAAAAAAGTCGAGTCATACTATCAAGGAGGTTTTGATGTTGAAAATACAATGACAGGAGAGATGGTAAACGCAGACTGGAAATCAGATCGATTGTTACTTCCTCAACAACAACTTTCAGGGCGAAATACCACTGTATCAGCAAAAGAAATACGCTTAAATTTCTCACACTATTTCAATAGTGAACAAGGCTGTACCATGGCAGAACGAGATCATAAAGTAGTTACTTACATTTACATATGTCATTgttcaatgttttaa